The DNA sequence GCCGGACGGGCCGGGAGTGTCGTGCCGGCCCGTCGCCGGGCAACCGGAGTGCGTCGAGGTCGACCTCGGCGCCGTACCGGCCGACGTGGGCAAGGTCCTGGTGGCGGTCAGTGTCGACGCCTCGGCGCCGACGCTCGGCGCCGGCCCGGAGCCGGTCGCCCGGATCAGCGGCGCCGACGGGGTGGCGGTCGCGACGTTCGTCGTCACCGGCCTCGACTCCGAACGGGCCGTCATCGCCTGGGAGTTCTACCGCCGGGCCGGCGCCTGGAAGATCCGGGCCGTCGGACAGGGCTACGCCGGCGGGTTGGCGGAGCTGGCGGCGGCGTGCGGCGTACAGGTCGAGGAGGAGCCGGCGCCGGCGGTGCCCGTACCGGTGACGACCGCCAGCCCGGTCGCGGCCGGCACCGGCGCGCCGCCGGCACAACCACCGGCGCCGCCCGCGCAGCCGCCCCGTCCGCAGGCGACGGCGCCCGCCCAGCCGGCGTCGTCGTGGCCGGCCGACCGGGCCAAGCCGCCGCAACCGGCGCCGACGCCGGTCGGCGGGCCGCCTCCGGAGCGGCTCTACCAGCAGGTGTGGAGCATCTTCGAGGACGCCGCCCGCAGCACCTCGGCGCTGCGGTCGGCGACCGAGTACGCCGAGCAGCGCCGCGACGACGAGGTCGGCCGACTGCTCGACGACCCGCGGGCCCGTAACTCGCCGGAGACCGCGGCGGCGCGGGCGGCGGCCGACCGCCGGCACGACGAACTGGTCGCCCGGGCGACCGCCGACCACCGGCGGGACGTGGCCCAGCTCAGCGCCGAACTGCGCGAACTGGACGGCACCCTGCCACCGACGATGGCCCGCTGGGACAGCCCGGCGTGGCGGGGCTGGCAGCCACCGGACGAGACGGCGGTGGCACTGCGGGTCGGTGAACTGCACCTGCCCGAAGACCCCGACCTGCGGATTCCGCTGATGTTCCGGCTGCCGCTGGCGAGACCGCTGTGGATCGACGCCGCCGGCACCGACCGGGCGGCGGCGACCGCGCTGGCCCGGTCGATCATCGCCCGGCTGCTCGCCGCCCACCCGGCCGGCGGCCTCGGCGTCTGCGTGGCCGACCTGGCCGGCGGCGGGGCAGCCGTACGCGGCCTGCGCGCCGGCCCGCTGGCCGCACCGCCGGCCACCACCCCCGCCGAACTGGCCGAACTGCTCGACAACCTGGTCTCCCGGGTCGACCTGATCCAGATGGCGCTGCGGTCCGGCGACACGGCTCTGCCGCCGGGGCTGCTCGACGGCGGCCGCCGGCTGCTGGTGCTGCACGACTTCCCGTTCGGCTTCGACGAGCGGTCGATCGCGCAGATCCAGTACCTGATCAACGACGGTCCGGGCGCGGGGGTCAACCTGCTCCTGGTCGCCGACCCGGCCGACTCGTCGACGCTCGGACCACTGGTGTCCTCGCTGTGGCGGTCGATGTCACGGCTGGCCGCCGTACCCGACGACCACGTCGGCGACCCCTGGGTGGGGCTGTCGTGGACGTTCACACCCGATCCGGTCGGATCCGGTGCGGCGCTCGACGCCGTACTCGACCGGTTGGCCGATGGACGCTGAACCGCCGCCCGGCCGGGCGGGTTTCGTCCCCGGTCGATACCGACCGATCGGGGCCATGCCGCTGGGCGGCGCGACCGGCACGGCCGGCTCGCCGCGACTTGCCGGACGGCGCTAACTTCATCAGGAACACCACGTCGTAGCTGAGGGGATCACGTGTCTCAGGCATTCACGCGGGGTCAGAAGAGCCCATTGTCGGCACTGACCGCGGGAACCGACCTATACGTCGGTATCCAACTGGTCTCACCGGGCCTGACCTGGGACATTTCGTGTTTCGGTCTGGACGCCGCCGACAAGCTCTCCGACGACTCCTACTTCATCTTCTTCAACCAGCCGAAGTCGCCCGAGGGGGCGATCCAGAAGCTGGGCGAGCAGTCGGGCGACACCGACTCGTTCCGGGTGACCCTCGACCGGGTCCCCGACAAGATCCACAAGCTGTCGTTCTGCGCGGCGATCGAGGGCTCCGGCAGCGCCAGCCAGATCCAGTCCGGCTACCTGCGACTCGTCGCCGGCGGCCAGGAGGTGCTGCGCTACAGCTTCACCGGCGCCGACTTCGGCACCGAGCGGGCCATCATCATCACCGATCTCTACCGCAAGGGCGTCTGGCGGGTCGGCGCGGTCGGTCAGGGCTTCGCCGGCGGACTCGCCGACCTGATCCGCTCGTACGGCGGCGAGGTCGACGACGAGCCCGCCCCGCCGCCGGCGGCGGCGCCCTCGTTCGCGCCACCGCAGCAGCCGGCACCGTCGTTCGCCCCGCCGCCCCAGCAGCCGGCACCGTCGTTCGCGCCACCGCCCCAGCAGCACGCCGCCCCGGCGCACACCGGCTTCACCCCGCCGCCACCTCCGCCGCCCCCGCCCGGCTACCACCAGCAGCCCGGGCAGAGCTTCCCGCCGCCGCAGCAGCCGGGCTACCCGCCCCAACAGCCCGGCCACCCACCGCAGCCGGGCATCCCGCAGCAGCAGCCCGGCTACGCGCAGCAGCCCGGCCAGTTCGGCCCCGGCCTGCCGTCGCAGGCCCAGCCGGTGCAGCCCGGTGTCATGGTCAGCCTCCAGAAATACCGGGAGACGGCGACCACCGGCCGGTGGACCCAGCAGAACAAGAAGCTGGTCAAGGTGACCCTCGGCCCCGAGGCGTACGCCCGGCGCGGCTCGATGGTCGCCTACCAGGGCGACATCGAGTTCGCCTACAAGGGCTCCGGCGGGCTCAAGGCGTTCTTCGAGAACGCGGCGACCGGGCAGGGCCTGAAGCTGATGACCTGCAAGGGCCAGGGCGAGGTGTTCCTCGCCGAGGACGCCGCCGACCTGCACATCGTCGAGTTGCAGGGCCACTCGCTGTGCGTCAACGCCAACAACGTGCTGGCCTTCGACGCCAGCCTCCAGACGCAGGTGCAGCGCATCGAGAGCCCCGGCATCCCCGGCGGCGGGATGTTCCACCTGGTGGTGTCCGGCCAGGGCACGGTCGTGGTGATGACCAAGGGAACGCCGCTGACCCTCCAGTGTCAGGGCCCGACCTTCGCCGACATGAACGCGGTCGTCGCCTGGACGGCGGGGATGCGGGTGTCGGTGTCCACCCAGGTACGGATCTCCCGCGAGATCTACCCGGGCGCCAGCGGCGAGTCCGTCGCACTGCAGTTCATGGGCCTCCAGGGCCACTTTGTCGTAGTTCAGCCGTACGAGGTCTGAGGGGTTCGCCGTGCAGAGTCCGTTGCTCCAGCACTATGGGCAGACGCAGATCCGGGACCGGATGAGCACCCACGGCTACAAGATGGCCAAGGTGATGATGGCGCCCGGGCAGGATCTGATGGCCCGCTCCGGCTCCATGGTGGCGTACGAGGGTCTGATCGACTTCAACCCCAACCCACCGCAGTTGGGCCAGATGGCGCGCTCGTGGGCGACCGGTGAGGGCGTACCGCTGATGGTCGCGACCGGTCAGGGCGAGCTCTACCTGGCCGACTACGGCAAGGACGTGATCGTCCTCCAGTTGGCCGGTGAGGCGCTCAGCGTCAACGGCAAGAACATCCTCGCCTTCGACGCCTCCCTCCAGTGGGGCATCGAGCGGGTGAAGGGCGTCAGCATGCTCTCCGGCATGGGCATGTTCAACGTCGTGCTGCGCGGCCACGGCTGGGTGGCACTGACCAGCAAGGGCACCCCGGTGGTCCTCGACACCCGGGAGGCGCCGACCTTCGTCGACACCGACGCGCTGGTGGCCTTCACCGAGGGGCTCAGCGTCCAGCCGAGGCGCACCGCCCGGCTGGGCGGTCTCTTCGGACGTGGTTCCGGCGAGGCGTTCCAGTTGGGGTTCTCCGGGCAGGGCTTCGTCATGGTCCAGCCGAGCGAGGACGAGCGCCCCAACTTCTCGGCCCGGGGCTGACGGTCAGCGGTAGCGGGATACGGCGAAGGAGAAGACGACATGTACCAGAGCAGCCTGCTGACCAACACCGAAGTCGGCGGCACCGACAAGTTCGTGCTCCAGAACACCAAGATGCTCAAGGCCAACCTCGGCCAGCAGAGCGGGATGACGGAGTTCTTCGCCCGCAAGGGCGCGATGATCGCCTACCAGGGCGGCGTCAACTTCGACGGGCACCACGAGCACTGGGGCGCCCACATCTCGCGCTACATGACCGGCGAGGGCCTCAACCTGATGAAGGTGTCCGGCTCCGGGAGCGTCTTCCTGGCCAACCAGGCGCAGGACATCCACATCCTCGACCTGACCGGTGACGGGCTGACCGTCGACGGCGAGAACGTGCTCGCGTTCGAGAAGCAGTTGCGGTGGGACGTGGTCCGCATCGAGTCGCAGGTGAACATCGCCAGCGCCGGCTCGTACAACATCGAACTGACCGGGCACGGCAAGGTCGCCGTCACCACCACCGGCGAACCGCTGGTGATGCGGGTGACGCCCAGCAACTACTACTTCGCCGACGCCGACGCGGTGATCGCCTGGTCGTCGAGCCTCCAGGTCAGCATGCAGGCGGCGGTCACCTCGTCGTCGGTGTGGCGCCCTCGGGGCAACACCGGCGAGAGCTGGCAGATGCAGTTCAGCGGCGAGGGCATGGTGGTCGTGCAGCCGGCGGAGCTGATGCCGCCGTACAACGCGCTCGCCGGCACGGACATGGCCGGCCGCTTCGGCATGGGCCAGGGCGGCATGGCCGGCAACAACTTCTTCGGCGGCCGCTGAGTCCCCGGGGGCGGGACGCTTCGCGCCCCGCCCCCGTACTCCCGCGATCTTGCAGTTCTCTCCCCCGTTCGCCGGCTCGGGTTCAACCGGTTCGTGCAAGTGGTCGTTGATCAGTGCATGGATCGGTTGGACGGAGGGGTGTCGTGGCGCGAGGGCCGGGACGCTCCTGTGGTGCGTCGACCGGCGGCCACCCACACGCTTCTCGTGGCGTGGCGTGGCGTGGCGGTGCGTGGCGGTGCGTGGTGATCGTTAGCTGTTCCGCCGTTGTCCGTACGGCGTGTCGAACTGCTGGGCAGCAGATGATCACGGGTGCCCTGGCGGTTTGCCGAGGAAGGACCCCCGAGGTGTTGCGGTCCACAGCCGGCGTACGCACAACGGATTCGCTGTGGGGCGTGACAGTGGT is a window from the Polymorphospora rubra genome containing:
- a CDS encoding TerD family protein, which gives rise to MAQVLVKGQNAPLTVARLRVTVETPGPADLSALLLTDSGRVRTDADFVFYNQPDGPGVSCRPVAGQPECVEVDLGAVPADVGKVLVAVSVDASAPTLGAGPEPVARISGADGVAVATFVVTGLDSERAVIAWEFYRRAGAWKIRAVGQGYAGGLAELAAACGVQVEEEPAPAVPVPVTTASPVAAGTGAPPAQPPAPPAQPPRPQATAPAQPASSWPADRAKPPQPAPTPVGGPPPERLYQQVWSIFEDAARSTSALRSATEYAEQRRDDEVGRLLDDPRARNSPETAAARAAADRRHDELVARATADHRRDVAQLSAELRELDGTLPPTMARWDSPAWRGWQPPDETAVALRVGELHLPEDPDLRIPLMFRLPLARPLWIDAAGTDRAAATALARSIIARLLAAHPAGGLGVCVADLAGGGAAVRGLRAGPLAAPPATTPAELAELLDNLVSRVDLIQMALRSGDTALPPGLLDGGRRLLVLHDFPFGFDERSIAQIQYLINDGPGAGVNLLLVADPADSSTLGPLVSSLWRSMSRLAAVPDDHVGDPWVGLSWTFTPDPVGSGAALDAVLDRLADGR
- a CDS encoding TerD family protein, which produces MSQAFTRGQKSPLSALTAGTDLYVGIQLVSPGLTWDISCFGLDAADKLSDDSYFIFFNQPKSPEGAIQKLGEQSGDTDSFRVTLDRVPDKIHKLSFCAAIEGSGSASQIQSGYLRLVAGGQEVLRYSFTGADFGTERAIIITDLYRKGVWRVGAVGQGFAGGLADLIRSYGGEVDDEPAPPPAAAPSFAPPQQPAPSFAPPPQQPAPSFAPPPQQHAAPAHTGFTPPPPPPPPPGYHQQPGQSFPPPQQPGYPPQQPGHPPQPGIPQQQPGYAQQPGQFGPGLPSQAQPVQPGVMVSLQKYRETATTGRWTQQNKKLVKVTLGPEAYARRGSMVAYQGDIEFAYKGSGGLKAFFENAATGQGLKLMTCKGQGEVFLAEDAADLHIVELQGHSLCVNANNVLAFDASLQTQVQRIESPGIPGGGMFHLVVSGQGTVVVMTKGTPLTLQCQGPTFADMNAVVAWTAGMRVSVSTQVRISREIYPGASGESVALQFMGLQGHFVVVQPYEV
- a CDS encoding AIM24 family protein, whose translation is MQSPLLQHYGQTQIRDRMSTHGYKMAKVMMAPGQDLMARSGSMVAYEGLIDFNPNPPQLGQMARSWATGEGVPLMVATGQGELYLADYGKDVIVLQLAGEALSVNGKNILAFDASLQWGIERVKGVSMLSGMGMFNVVLRGHGWVALTSKGTPVVLDTREAPTFVDTDALVAFTEGLSVQPRRTARLGGLFGRGSGEAFQLGFSGQGFVMVQPSEDERPNFSARG
- a CDS encoding AIM24 family protein, which gives rise to MYQSSLLTNTEVGGTDKFVLQNTKMLKANLGQQSGMTEFFARKGAMIAYQGGVNFDGHHEHWGAHISRYMTGEGLNLMKVSGSGSVFLANQAQDIHILDLTGDGLTVDGENVLAFEKQLRWDVVRIESQVNIASAGSYNIELTGHGKVAVTTTGEPLVMRVTPSNYYFADADAVIAWSSSLQVSMQAAVTSSSVWRPRGNTGESWQMQFSGEGMVVVQPAELMPPYNALAGTDMAGRFGMGQGGMAGNNFFGGR